Proteins from one Impatiens glandulifera chromosome 2, dImpGla2.1, whole genome shotgun sequence genomic window:
- the LOC124924744 gene encoding uncharacterized protein LOC124924744 translates to MATSRRMIIRSHSHSSASFASSTSLHRSIAISRLSSPTTMSQMRTCMCSPTTHPGSFRCSLHKNSNIQRHSPPYPSNRLNVRRSAMTNSLLRTGTVEGEMVKRALAALIRPSSHQQRRRCNFKLQPSRLSVMSKIYR, encoded by the coding sequence ATGGCAACATCTCGACGAATGATTATCCGCTCCCACTCTCATTCTTCGGCCTCCTTTGCTTCCTCTACATCCTTACACAGATCAATCGCGATTTCTCGTCTCTCGTCTCCGACGACGATGTCTCAGATGAGGACGTGCATGTGCTCACCTACTACGCACCCAGGCTCATTCAGATGTAGTTTGCATAAGAATTCTAATATCCAACGCCATTCGCCTCCTTATCCGTCTAATAGACTTAACGTGCGTAGATCGGCCATGACGAACTCGTTGCTACGGACAGGGACCGTGGAAGGGGAAATGGTCAAGCGAGCACTAGCCGCGCTTATCAGGCCGTCTTCACATCAGCAGCGACGTCGCTGCAACTTCAAACTGCAGCCGAGTCGACTCTCCGTCATGTCCAAGATATATAGATGA